A genome region from Macaca nemestrina isolate mMacNem1 chromosome 20, mMacNem.hap1, whole genome shotgun sequence includes the following:
- the LOC105485644 gene encoding sphingosine 1-phosphate receptor 4 — translation MNATGTPVAPESCQQLVAGGHSRLIVMHYNHSGRLAGRGGPEDGGLGALRGLSVAASCLVVLENLLVLAAITSHMRSRRWVYYCLVNITLSDLLTGAAYLANVLLSGARTFRLAPAQWFLREGLLFTALAASTFSLLFTAGERFATMVRPVAESGATKTGRVYSFIGLCWLLATLLGMLPLLGWNCLCAFDRCSSLLPLYSKRYILFCLVIFASVLATIMGLYGAIFRLVQASGQKAPRPAARRKARRLLKTVLMILLAFLVCWGPLFGLLLADVFGSNLWAQEYLRGMDWILALAVLNSAVNPIIYSFRSREVCRAVLGFLCCGCLRLGMRGPGDCLARAVEAHSGTSTTDSSLRPRDSFRGSRSLSFRMREPLSSISSVRSI, via the coding sequence ATGAATGCGACGGGGACCCCGGTGGCCCCCGAGTCCTGCCAACAGCTGGTGGCCGGCGGGCACAGCCGGCTCATCGTGATGCACTACAACCACTCGGGCcggctggccgggcgcggggggCCGGAGGACGGTGGCCTTGGGGCCCTGCGGGGGCTGTCGGTGGCCGCCAGCTGCCTGGTGGTGCTGGAGAACTTGCTGGTGCTGGCGGCCATCACGAGCCACATGCGGTCGCGACGCTGGGTCTACTATTGCCTGGTGAACATCACACTGAGCGACCTGCTCACGGGCGCGGCCTACCTGGCCAACGTGCTGCTGTCGGGGGCCCGCACCTTCCGCCTGGCGCCCGCCCAGTGGTTCCTACGGGAGGGCCTGCTCTTCACCGCCCTGGCCGCCTCCACCTTCAGCCTGCTATTCACCGCCGGGGAGCGCTTTGCCACCATGGTGCGGCCGGTGGCCGAGAGTGGGGCCACCAAGACCGGCCGCGTCTACAGCTTCATCGGCCTCTGCTGGCTGCTGGCCACGTTGCTGGGAATGCTGCCTTTGCTGGGCTGGAACTGCCTGTGCGCCTTTGACCGCTGCTCCAGCCTTCTGCCCCTCTACTCCAAGCGCTACATCCTCTTCTGCCTGGTGATCTTCGCCAGCGTCCTGGCTACCATCATGGGCCTCTACGGGGCCATCTTCCGCCTGGTGCAGGCCAGTGGGCAGAAGGCCCCACGCCCGGCCGCCCGCCGCAAGGCCCGCCGCCTGCTGAAGACGGTGCTGATGATCCTGCTGGCCTTCCTGGTGTGCTGGGGTCCGCTCTTCGGGCTGTTGCTGGCCGACGTCTTTGGCTCCAACCTCTGGGCCCAGGAGTACCTGCGGGGCATGGACTGGATCCTGGCCCTGGCCGTCCTCAACTCGGCGGTCAACCCCATCATCTACTCCTTCCGCAGCAGGGAGGTGTGCAGAGCCGTGCTCGGCTTCCTCTGCTGCGGGTGTCTCCGGTTGGGCATGCGAGGTCCCGGGGACTGCCTGGCCCGGGCTGTCGAGGCTCACTCTGGAACTTCCACCACCGACAGCTCTCTGAGGCCGAGGGACAGCTTTCGGGGCTCCCGGTCACTCAGCTTTCGGATGCGGGAGCCCCTGTCCAGCATCTCCAGCGTGCGGAGCATCTGA